One region of Parambassis ranga chromosome 12, fParRan2.1, whole genome shotgun sequence genomic DNA includes:
- the pdcl gene encoding phosducin-like protein — protein MRTSVLGSVCALLLLLREPVCRGDEVTSSTVNPCCYFPCQHLGVCVRYSEDKYECDCTRTGYYGENCTVPEFWTRARQFLKPRPDVVHYILTHFQWLWDIINCTFLRDVLMRLVLTVRSNLIPHPPTYNSKYGYLSWESYYNLSYYTRVLPPVPEDCPTPMGVKGKAGLPDPELLVERLLKRRTFRPDPQGTNLMFAFFAQHFTHQFFKTYNRMGLGYTKALAHGVDAGHIYGDNLKRQLNLRLLKNGKLKYQLINGEMYPPTVANAAVKMSYPPGTPKENQLAIGQEVFGLLPGLGLYATLWLREHNRVCDILKAEHPTWDDEQLFQTTRLIIIGETIRIVIEDYVQHLSGYLLRLKFDPTLLFNSQFQYGNRIALEFSQLYHWHPLMPDSFFINGDELAYTQFIFNTSVLTHYGVEKLVDAFTRQAAGQIGGGYNINAVVTKVAVGTIKESRQLRLQPFNEYRKRFNLEPYTSFRQFTDNEEIARELEEFYGDIDALEFYPGLMLEKTRAGAIFGESMVEMGAPFSLKGLLGNPICSPEYWKPSTFGGKVGFDIVNTASLKKLVCLNTRTCPHVAFNVPAKEKSQPGNDGSKVQTDELCVAMTTLDDKILGEKLQYYYSSSEDEGSDNEDEDGEGKTIRDASVNEPEIDYSADGTAVNTGPKGVINDWRKYKQLEVEQKQEQKNEMERLIKKLSMTCRSDLDLEKDKEKQKELQEKLKGKMTMQEYNMLQEGQDDEDFLQHYRMQRIEEMRRQLCRGKRFEQVHELTSGEDFLEALDKEDKSTLVMIHIYEPEVPGCEAMRGSLMCLAQEYPLVKFCSVRSSAISTSALFRDSALPALLVYKGGDLIGNFVRLTDQLGEDFFAVDVEALLQEYGLLPEKPPIVTKTVRNGAIIQTTVSDEDSDLDID, from the exons ATGAGAA CCTCTGTCCTAGGATCGGTGTGTGCTCTTCTCTTGCTGTTGCGGGAGCCTGTGTGCCGCGGTGATGAGGTTACCTCCAGCACAG TGAACCCATGCTGTTACTTCCCCTGTCAGCacttgggtgtgtgtgttcgctACAGCGAGGACAAGTATGAGTGTGACTGCACTCGCACCGGCTACTATGGAGAAAACTGCACAGTCC CCGAGTTCTGGACCCGGGCACGTCAGTTCCTCAAGCCCCGTCCAGATGTGGTGCATTACATTCTCACCCATTTCCAGTGGCTGTGGGACATCATCAACTGCACCTTCCTACGGGACGTCCTCATGCGGCTGGTTTTAACAG TGAGATCCAATTTAATACCCCACCCTCCAACCTACAACTCAAAATATGGCTACCTCAGCTGGGAATCCTACTATAATCTTAGCTACTACACCAGGGTCCTGCCACCAGTGCCGGAGGACTGTCCAACACCTATGGGAGTCAAAG GCAAGGCAGGCCTGCCTGACCCTGAGCTGCTGGTGGAGAGGCTTCTGAAGAGAAGGACGTTCAGACCTGACCCCCAAGGGACCAACCTCATGTTCGCCTTCTTTGCGCAGCACTTCACCCACCAGTTCTTTAAGACCTACAACCGCATGGGCCTGGGATACACTAAGGCTTTAGCACATGGG GTGGATGCAGGGCACATTTATGGAGACAATCTGAAACgtcagctgaatctcagacttCTCAAAAATGGAAAACTCAAATATCAG TTGATCAATGGAGAGATGTACCCTCCCACTGTTGCCAATGCAGCTGTGAAGATGAGCTACCCTCCAGGCACTCCCAAAGAGAATCAGCTAGCGATCGGACAGGAAGTGTTTGGACTTCTTCCTGGTTTGGGTCTGTACGCTACGCTGTGGCTGAGGGAGCACAACCGAGTGTGTGACATCCTGAAAGCGGAACATCCCACCTGGGATGATGAACAGCTTTTCCAGACCACGCGGCTCATCATCATCG gTGAGACAATACGTATAGTGATCGAGGACTATGTGCAGCACCTCAGTGGATACTTGCTGCGGCTGAAGTTTGATCCCACCCTGCTGTTTAACTCTCAGTTCCAGTACGGAAACCGCATCGCTCTGGAATTCAGCCAGCTCTACCACTGGCACCCACTGATGCCTGACAGCTTTTTTATAAATGGGGATGAGCTGGCATACACACAGTTCATTTTCAACACATCCGTCCTCACACACTATGGGGTAGAGAAGCTGGTAGATGCCTTCACTCGGCAAGCCGCCGGCCAG ATCGGTGGAGGCTACAACATCAATGCTGTTGTGACCAAAGTAGCTGTGGGGACAATAAAAGAGTCCCGACAGCTCCGCCTGCAGCCTTTCAACGAGTACAGAAAGCGTTTTAACCTCGAGCCATACACATCATTCAGACAGTTTACAG ATAATGAGGAGATAGCTCGAGAGCTTGAAGAGTTCTACGGCGACATTGACGCTCTTGAATTTTATCCAGGGTTGATGTTAGAGAAAACACGAGCAGGTGCCATATTTGGAGAGAGCATGGTAGAGATGGGTGCACCTTTCTCCCTTAAAGGCCTCCTGGGAAACCCTATATGCTCTCCAGAATACTGGAAGCCCAGCACCTTTGGAGGAAAAGTCGGCTTTGACATAGTGAACACAGCCTCACTGAAGAAGCTAGTCTGTCTGAACACCAGGACGTGTCCTCATGTGGCATTTAATGTACCAGCAAAGGAGAAATCCCAACCGGGCAATGATGGCAGTAAAGTACAGACTGATGAGCTAT GCGTTGCCATGACTACTTTGGATGACAAGATACTTGGGGAGAAGCTGCAGTACTACTACAGCAGCAGCGAAGATGAGGGCAGTGACAATGAGGACGAAGATGGGGAGGGCAAGACCATACGGGATGCCAGTGTCAATGAACCTGAGATAGACTACAGTGCAGACGGGACCGCTGTCAACACAG GACCAAAGGGTGTGATCAATGACTGGAGGAAGTACAAGCAGCTAGAGGTGGAGCAGAAACAGGAGCAGAAGAATGAGATGGAAAGGCTGATCAAGAAGCTATCAATGACCTGCCGCTCCGACCTCGACCtggaaaaagacaaagagaaacagaaagagctCCAGGAAAAACTCAAAGGCAAA ATGACCATGCAGGAGTACAACATGCTCCAAGAAGGACAGGATGATGAAGACTTCCTGCAGCATTACCGTATGCAGCGCATTGAAGAGATGCGGCGGCAGCTCTGCCGTGGCAAACGCTTTGAACAAGTCCATGAGCTCACCAGTGGAGAGGACTTCCTTGAAGCTCTAGATAAAGAGGATAAAAGCACGTTGGTTATGATCCACATCTACGAGCCAGAAGTCCCGGGCTGCGAGGCCATGCGCGGCAGCCTGATGTGTCTTGCTCAGGAGTACCCACTGGTCAAGTTCTGCAGTGTACGCAGCTCAGCCATCAGCACCAGCGCACTGTTCAGAGACAGTGCACTGCCTGCTCTGCTCGTTTACAAAGGAGGGGACCTGATCGGCAACTTTGTGCGGCTCACAGACCAGCTCGGGGAAGACTTCTTCGCTGTCGACGTGGAGGCTCTGCTGCAGGAGTATGGCCTGCTGCCCGAGAAGCCGCCCATTGTCACAAAGACGGTACGCAATGGAGCCATTATACAGACCACTGTGAGTGACGAGGACTCTGACCTTGACATAGACTAG
- the rpl28 gene encoding large ribosomal subunit protein eL28 — protein sequence MSSHLQWMIIRNCSSFLVKRNGQTYSTEPNNLKSRNSFRYNGLVHKKTVGVQPAADGKGVVVVLKKRRGQHKPATSYEKITINKNSRATLNSLRHIIRKNNYRKDLRMAALRRASAILKSQKPVVVKKKRTRATKTA from the exons ATGTCGTCCCATTTGCAGTGGATGATCATCAGGAACTGCTCCAGCTTCCTCGTCAAGAGGAACGGACAGACCTACAGCACT GAGCCCAACAACCTGAAGTCCAGGAACTCTTTCCGCTACAATGGATTGGTGCACAAGAAGACTGTGGGTgttcagccagcagctgatggCAAGGGTGTGGTCGTGGTGCTGAAGAAGCGTAGAG GCCAGCACAAACCTGCCACCTCATATGAGAAGATCACCATCAACAAGAACTCCCGTGCCACCCTTAACAGCCTGAGGCACATCATTCGCAAGAACAACTACAGGAAGGACCTGCGCATG gctGCCCTGCGTCGTGCAAGTGCTATTCTGAAGAGCCAGAAGCCTGTGGTGGTCAAAAAGAAGCGCACCAGGGCTACCAAGACAGCATAA
- the LOC114443390 gene encoding uncharacterized protein LOC114443390, translated as MDEEEDLETVGEQLYGLIYPKHKENAGKLTGMLLELPGPVLSQMLQDEAMLTAALDRAFRALQMAQAPSEITCKDEDDVSVSSDSLGEQLFELVDVYNTGHSQKITGMLLEQHKDAVLNLLSDPKLLEEQVALALKSLTELNVEETDISDSSEADDIGEKLFLLVEGMDPLHANDITGMLLEMEPAAVQQLLSDHTMLEVAVQKAQAALDTPN; from the exons ATGGATGAAGAAGAAGACCTGGAGACAGTTGGTGAACAACTGTACGGTCTGATttaccccaaacacaaagaaaatgctGGAAAGCTCACAG gtaTGTTACTGGAACTGCCGGGTCCCGTCCTGAgtcagatgctgcaggatgaggCCATGCTCACTGCAGCCTTGGATAGAGCCTTTAGAGCCCTGCAGATGGCACAGGCGCCCAG TGAAATAACATGcaaggatgaggatgatgtgtCTGTGTCGTCTGACTCTTTGGGAGAGCAGCTGTTTGAGCTTGTGGATGTTTACAACACTGGCCACTCACAAAAAATTACAG GAATGCTTCTTGAGCAGCACAAAGATGCAGTTTTAAACCTTCTTTCAGACCCCAAACTGCTGGAAGAGCAGGTGGCCCTCGCCCTGAAGTCACTGACAGA GCTGAACGTGGAGGAGACAGACATCAGTGATTCATCAGAAGCTGACGACATTGGAGAAAAGCTGTTCTTACTAGTGGAGGGGATGGATCCATTACATGCAAATGATATTACAG GCATGCTGCTGGAAATGGAGCCGGCTGCTGTGCAACAGCTGCTTAGTGACCACACGATGCTGGAGGTGGCTGTTCAGAAGGCACAAGCGGCACTGGATACTCCGAACTGA